In one Alistipes sp. ZOR0009 genomic region, the following are encoded:
- a CDS encoding YccF domain-containing protein — protein sequence MRIIGNLIWLIFGGVAIAVEYAIASLLLMLTIVGIPFGLQTLKMGMLALWPFGSEVVYKGSTPGCLHTIMNLIWFFIGGVWICLSHVAMGVLFTITIIGFPFALQHFKQAGLALTPFGREVITR from the coding sequence ATGAGAATTATTGGTAACTTAATATGGCTAATCTTTGGTGGGGTAGCAATTGCTGTAGAGTACGCAATTGCCAGCCTTTTGCTGATGCTAACCATCGTGGGTATTCCTTTTGGGCTGCAAACGCTAAAAATGGGGATGCTGGCCCTTTGGCCGTTTGGCAGCGAGGTGGTTTACAAGGGCAGTACCCCCGGTTGCCTTCATACCATAATGAATTTAATATGGTTCTTTATCGGTGGGGTGTGGATTTGCCTAAGCCATGTTGCGATGGGGGTGCTTTTTACCATTACCATCATAGGTTTTCCTTTCGCCTTGCAGCATTTTAAGCAGGCAGGGTTGGCGCTAACCCCCTTTGGGCGCGAGGTTATTACTAGGTAG